From a region of the Nocardioides ginsengisegetis genome:
- a CDS encoding APC family permease, whose translation MTTTQAPSPGTKKRNTKLVREVGIIGLTWASMGSIIGSGWLFGPQEALIAAGPAAIISWVIGGVAIVVLALVHAELGGMYPVSGGTARFPHYAFGGVAGASFGWFAWLNAATVAPIEVSAMLTYAGHYDFANGWINPDNGVLSFTGIVVAIILMAILTAINFLGVKKLAATNSAATWWKIAIPMLTILVLAIANFDTSNLTAANGFNPAGLKGIFAAVSTGGIIFSYLGFEQADQLAGESANPKRDVPFAIIGSVVFGTILYILLQLVFLFALPKSAIGDTWDQVGNGLYTTFTGPFAEIASLLSIGWLAAIIYADAIISPGGTGLIYTTGSSRLAYGLSRNGYVPSAFEWTNKRNVPWVGLLAAFITGCICFLPFPSWQSLVGLITSASVLMYGGAPLSLGAFRRRLPNAERPYRLPAAGFLSPVAFIIANLIILWTGWDTIWKLGITILIGYAILVANRVFKLNEHKPTLDWKAASWLIPYLIGMGVIVYISDFGPKGDDALIPFGWDALVVAAWSLVVYYWAMAVALSTEQIEEMIGEVEEPEEGMAPAAH comes from the coding sequence ATGACAACGACCCAGGCGCCGTCACCAGGCACAAAGAAGCGCAACACCAAGCTGGTCCGTGAGGTCGGCATCATCGGCCTGACCTGGGCCTCGATGGGCTCGATCATCGGCTCAGGCTGGCTGTTCGGCCCCCAGGAGGCCCTGATCGCCGCCGGACCGGCCGCGATCATCTCGTGGGTCATCGGTGGCGTCGCCATCGTGGTCCTCGCGCTCGTGCACGCGGAGCTGGGCGGCATGTACCCCGTGTCCGGCGGCACGGCCCGCTTCCCGCACTACGCCTTCGGCGGTGTCGCGGGTGCCTCGTTCGGCTGGTTCGCGTGGCTCAACGCCGCGACCGTGGCCCCGATCGAGGTGTCCGCGATGCTGACGTACGCCGGTCACTACGACTTCGCGAACGGCTGGATCAACCCCGACAACGGTGTCCTGAGCTTCACCGGCATCGTCGTGGCGATCATCCTGATGGCGATCCTGACGGCCATCAACTTCCTCGGCGTCAAGAAGCTCGCGGCCACCAACAGCGCCGCGACGTGGTGGAAGATCGCGATCCCGATGCTCACCATCCTGGTGCTGGCGATCGCCAACTTCGACACCAGCAACCTGACGGCTGCCAACGGCTTCAACCCGGCCGGCCTCAAGGGCATCTTCGCCGCGGTCTCCACCGGCGGCATCATCTTCAGCTACCTCGGCTTCGAGCAGGCCGACCAGCTCGCAGGCGAGTCGGCCAACCCCAAGCGCGACGTCCCGTTCGCGATCATCGGCTCGGTCGTCTTCGGCACGATCCTCTACATCCTGCTGCAGCTGGTCTTCCTCTTCGCGCTCCCCAAGAGCGCGATCGGCGACACCTGGGACCAGGTCGGCAACGGCCTCTACACGACCTTCACCGGTCCGTTCGCCGAGATCGCGAGCCTGCTCAGCATCGGCTGGCTGGCCGCGATCATCTACGCCGACGCGATCATCAGCCCCGGAGGCACCGGCCTGATCTACACGACCGGCAGCTCGCGCCTGGCCTACGGCCTCTCGCGCAACGGCTACGTCCCCTCGGCCTTCGAGTGGACCAACAAGCGCAACGTGCCGTGGGTGGGCCTGCTGGCTGCGTTCATCACCGGCTGCATCTGCTTCCTGCCGTTCCCGAGCTGGCAGTCGCTCGTCGGCCTGATCACCAGCGCGTCCGTCCTGATGTACGGCGGTGCGCCGCTGTCGCTGGGTGCCTTCCGGCGCCGCCTGCCCAACGCGGAGCGCCCCTACCGGCTGCCCGCCGCGGGGTTCCTGTCGCCGGTGGCGTTCATCATCGCCAACCTGATCATCCTGTGGACCGGCTGGGACACGATCTGGAAGCTCGGCATCACGATCCTGATCGGCTACGCCATCCTGGTCGCCAACCGCGTCTTCAAGCTCAACGAGCACAAGCCGACCCTGGACTGGAAGGCCGCGTCTTGGCTGATCCCCTACCTCATCGGCATGGGCGTCATCGTCTACATCAGTGACTTCGGTCCGAAGGGCGACGACGCGCTGATCCCGTTCGGCTGGGACGCCCTGGTCGTCGCGGCCTGGAGCCTGGTCGTCTACTACTGGGCGATGGCCGTCGCCCTGAGCACCGAGCAGATCGAGGAGATGATCGGCGAGGTCGAGGAGCCCGAGGAGGGCATGGCGCCGGCCGCCCACTGA
- a CDS encoding VOC family protein, with translation MDQRISFVTLAVADLDRSRAFYLDGLGWTAALDVPGEVLMFKAGEHLVLSLWSEAGFEAEVGPIRRGEGVAPLTLSHNVRTEAEVDAILGTARAAGADPVTEAVERDWGGYTGYFGDPDGFRWEIATNPGPIGQEVLP, from the coding sequence ATGGACCAACGGATCAGCTTCGTGACCCTGGCGGTGGCCGACCTGGACCGCAGTCGCGCCTTCTACCTCGACGGCCTCGGCTGGACGGCCGCGCTCGACGTGCCCGGCGAGGTGCTGATGTTCAAGGCGGGGGAGCACCTCGTCCTCTCGCTCTGGAGCGAGGCCGGCTTCGAGGCCGAGGTCGGCCCGATCCGGCGCGGTGAGGGCGTCGCGCCGCTGACGCTCTCCCACAACGTGCGCACCGAGGCCGAGGTCGACGCCATCCTCGGGACCGCCCGGGCGGCGGGCGCCGACCCGGTGACCGAGGCCGTCGAGCGCGACTGGGGCGGCTATACCGGCTACTTCGGCGACCCCGACGGCTTCCGCTGGGAGATCGCCACCAACCCCGGTCCGATCGGGCAGGAGGTGCTCCCGTGA
- the ilvN gene encoding acetolactate synthase small subunit has protein sequence MSKHTLSVLVENKPGVLARIAGLFSRRGFNIDSLAVGPTEHPEVSRMTIVVNVEESPLEQVTKQLNKLVEVIKIVELDGPASVNRELLLVKVKADPESRGQVLDAVSLFRARVVDVATDAVTIEVTGNADKLASFLKVVEPFGIRELVQSGMVAIGRGSRSISERTLRPVPIPAPPAATAAR, from the coding sequence ATGAGCAAGCACACCCTGTCCGTGCTGGTCGAGAACAAGCCGGGCGTCCTGGCCCGCATCGCCGGCCTGTTCAGCCGTCGCGGCTTCAACATCGACTCGCTCGCGGTCGGTCCGACCGAGCACCCCGAGGTCTCGCGGATGACCATCGTGGTCAACGTCGAGGAGTCGCCGCTCGAGCAGGTCACCAAGCAGCTGAACAAGCTCGTCGAGGTCATCAAGATCGTCGAGCTCGACGGCCCCGCCTCGGTCAACCGCGAGCTGCTGCTGGTCAAGGTCAAGGCCGACCCCGAGTCGCGCGGCCAGGTCCTCGACGCGGTCTCGCTGTTCCGCGCGCGCGTCGTCGACGTCGCCACCGACGCCGTGACGATCGAGGTCACCGGCAACGCCGACAAGCTCGCGTCCTTCCTCAAGGTCGTGGAGCCCTTCGGGATCCGTGAGCTCGTGCAGTCCGGCATGGTCGCGATCGGCCGCGGCTCCCGCTCCATCAGCGAGCGCACGCTCCGTCCCGTCCCGATCCCTGCCCCGCCCGCGGCCACCGCAGCCCGGTGA
- a CDS encoding acetolactate synthase large subunit, whose protein sequence is MSEQITGAQSLIKSLEAAGADNIFGIPGGAILPAYDPLMDSSIRHILVRHEQGAGHAAQGYAAATGRVGVCMATSGPGATNLVTPLADAHMDSVPMVAITGQVGASMIGTDAFQEADIRGITMPITKHNFLVTDPAEIPRTVAEAFYIASTGRPGPVLVDVAKSALQSMTTFRWPTELHLPGYRPVTKPHAKQIREAAKLILEARRPVLYVGGGTIRAAASRELRVLAEFTGMPVVTTLMARGAFPDSHPQHLGMPGMHGTVAAVAGLQKSDLIISLGARFDDRVTGNLDSFAPGAKVIHADIDPAEIGKNRVADVPIVGDCREVISDLIVALKAEADAGHAGDYEAWVQFLAGVKQTYPLGYDKPAEGLAPQYVIERLGKIAGPDTIFTSGVGQHQMWAAHFIGYEKPNTWLNSGGLGTMGYSVPAAMGAKVGMPDSTVWAIDGDGCFQMTNQELATCAINDIPIKVAIINNESLGMVRQWQTLFYNERYSNTDLHSKRIPDFVKLAEAYGCVGLACESPDDVDAAINKAMEINDVPVVVDFRVHRDAMVWPMVAAGTSNDDIKYARDLAPQFEEDEL, encoded by the coding sequence ATGAGCGAGCAGATCACGGGCGCACAGAGCCTGATCAAGTCGCTGGAGGCGGCTGGGGCCGACAACATCTTCGGCATCCCGGGTGGGGCGATCCTCCCGGCGTACGACCCCCTCATGGACAGCTCCATCCGGCACATCCTGGTCCGCCACGAGCAGGGTGCGGGCCACGCGGCACAGGGGTACGCCGCCGCCACGGGCCGGGTCGGCGTGTGCATGGCCACCTCCGGCCCGGGCGCCACCAACTTGGTGACCCCGCTGGCAGACGCCCACATGGACTCCGTGCCGATGGTCGCGATCACCGGCCAGGTCGGTGCCTCGATGATCGGGACCGACGCCTTCCAGGAGGCCGACATCCGCGGCATCACGATGCCGATCACCAAGCACAACTTCCTGGTCACCGACCCCGCCGAGATCCCGCGCACGGTCGCGGAGGCGTTCTACATCGCCAGCACCGGCCGTCCGGGCCCGGTCCTCGTCGACGTCGCCAAGTCGGCGCTGCAGTCGATGACGACCTTCCGGTGGCCCACCGAGCTGCACCTGCCCGGCTACCGCCCGGTGACCAAGCCGCACGCCAAGCAGATCCGCGAGGCGGCCAAGCTCATCCTCGAGGCCCGCCGCCCCGTCCTGTACGTCGGCGGCGGCACGATCCGCGCGGCCGCCTCCCGCGAGCTGCGTGTCCTGGCGGAGTTCACCGGCATGCCGGTCGTGACGACCCTCATGGCCCGCGGCGCGTTCCCCGACAGCCACCCGCAGCACCTCGGCATGCCCGGGATGCACGGCACCGTGGCGGCCGTGGCCGGCCTGCAGAAGTCCGACCTGATCATCAGCCTCGGCGCCCGCTTCGACGACCGGGTCACCGGCAACCTCGACTCCTTCGCGCCCGGCGCCAAGGTCATCCACGCCGACATCGACCCGGCCGAGATCGGCAAGAACCGCGTCGCCGACGTCCCGATCGTGGGGGACTGCCGTGAGGTCATCAGCGACCTGATCGTGGCGCTCAAGGCCGAGGCCGACGCCGGCCACGCCGGCGACTACGAGGCGTGGGTGCAGTTCCTCGCCGGGGTGAAGCAGACCTATCCGCTGGGCTACGACAAGCCGGCCGAGGGCCTCGCCCCGCAGTACGTCATCGAGCGGCTCGGCAAGATCGCGGGACCCGACACCATCTTCACGTCGGGTGTCGGGCAGCACCAGATGTGGGCGGCCCACTTCATCGGCTACGAGAAGCCCAACACCTGGCTCAACTCGGGCGGTCTCGGGACCATGGGCTACTCCGTGCCGGCCGCGATGGGCGCCAAGGTCGGGATGCCCGACTCCACCGTCTGGGCGATCGACGGCGACGGCTGCTTCCAGATGACCAACCAGGAGCTGGCCACCTGCGCGATCAACGACATCCCGATCAAGGTCGCGATCATCAACAACGAGTCGCTCGGCATGGTGCGGCAGTGGCAGACGCTGTTCTACAACGAGCGCTACTCCAACACCGACCTGCACTCCAAGCGGATCCCCGACTTCGTCAAGCTCGCCGAGGCCTACGGCTGTGTCGGCCTCGCCTGTGAGAGCCCCGACGACGTGGACGCCGCGATCAACAAGGCCATGGAGATCAACGACGTCCCCGTGGTCGTGGACTTCCGGGTCCACCGCGACGCGATGGTGTGGCCGATGGTCGCGGCCGGCACCAGCAACGACGACATCAAGTACGCCCGCGACCTCGCCCCGCAGTTCGAGGAGGACGAGCTCTGA
- a CDS encoding S66 family peptidase produces MEFPRPLRPGDRIGVTSPSSGVSDSLRPRLDVCVASLRERGFEVVVGDCMDGERVTSAPKEQRAAELGAMLLDPAIRAVVPPWGGELAIDLLDQLDWDALAAAEPTWTVGWSDTTSWMLPLSLRLGWASIHGWNLMDTAYAAPDGLLHWVDVASATAPFTQRSPGRYRSDGWGDYRVTPEISEMQLDAPGSWTVVGGGDLDVSGRLVGGCLECVMPLAGTPYADVPAHGRAHADEGLLVYLEAAEHGSYDVCRALHALRLAGWFEHANAILVGRTPAPGHDDMSQHDAVIDALGMLDIPIVLDMEIGHTQPFLPLVNHALGRVVVDGDRHEVTQTLA; encoded by the coding sequence ATGGAGTTCCCGCGCCCCCTGCGCCCCGGTGACCGGATCGGCGTCACCTCGCCCTCGAGCGGCGTCTCCGACAGCCTGCGTCCCCGGCTCGACGTCTGCGTGGCCTCGTTGCGCGAGCGTGGTTTCGAGGTCGTCGTCGGCGACTGCATGGACGGGGAGCGCGTCACGTCGGCTCCGAAGGAGCAGCGCGCCGCCGAGCTGGGCGCGATGCTGCTCGACCCTGCGATCAGGGCGGTCGTCCCGCCGTGGGGCGGCGAGCTCGCGATCGACCTGCTCGACCAGCTCGACTGGGACGCCCTCGCCGCCGCGGAGCCCACCTGGACCGTCGGCTGGTCCGACACCACGTCGTGGATGCTGCCGCTCTCGCTGCGGCTGGGCTGGGCCAGCATCCACGGCTGGAACCTCATGGACACCGCGTACGCCGCTCCCGACGGCCTCCTGCACTGGGTCGATGTCGCCTCGGCCACGGCGCCGTTCACGCAGCGCAGCCCCGGCCGCTACCGCAGCGACGGGTGGGGTGACTACCGCGTCACCCCCGAGATCTCCGAGATGCAGCTCGACGCGCCTGGCTCGTGGACGGTCGTCGGCGGGGGAGACCTCGACGTGTCCGGGCGGCTGGTCGGCGGCTGCCTGGAGTGCGTCATGCCGCTCGCCGGCACGCCGTACGCCGACGTGCCCGCCCACGGCCGCGCCCACGCCGACGAGGGGCTGCTGGTCTACCTCGAGGCCGCGGAGCACGGGTCCTACGACGTGTGCCGCGCCCTCCACGCACTGCGCCTGGCCGGGTGGTTCGAGCACGCCAACGCCATCCTCGTCGGCCGCACCCCCGCGCCCGGCCACGACGACATGAGCCAGCACGACGCCGTGATCGACGCGCTCGGCATGCTCGACATCCCGATCGTGCTGGACATGGAGATCGGCCACACCCAGCCGTTCCTGCCGCTGGTCAACCACGCCCTGGGTCGGGTCGTGGTCGACGGCGACCGGCACGAGGTCACCCAGACCCTCGCCTGA
- a CDS encoding DsbA family oxidoreductase codes for MRIEIWSDVVCPWCYVGKRRLETALAGFEHRDDVEIVYRSFELDPSAPQHGHELTTPVLARKYGRSEDEMRQMQLQLTEVAAEEGLAFRLLENVHTNTVDAHRLLHLALDEGGPALQRDLKEALLAAYFVRAEDVGDHDVLHAAATEVGLDDVRVKEVLTGDAYAAAVQADIAQARAYGATGVPFYVVDQKFGISGAQPAEVFAQVLERAWAEARPTLEMAPGGEACGPDGCAV; via the coding sequence ATGCGTATCGAGATCTGGTCCGACGTCGTCTGTCCCTGGTGCTACGTCGGCAAGCGCCGGCTGGAGACCGCTCTGGCAGGCTTCGAGCACCGTGACGACGTCGAGATCGTCTACCGCTCCTTCGAGCTCGACCCTTCGGCGCCGCAGCACGGGCACGAGCTGACCACCCCCGTGCTCGCGCGCAAGTACGGCCGCAGCGAGGACGAGATGCGGCAGATGCAGCTCCAGCTGACCGAGGTGGCGGCCGAGGAGGGGCTGGCGTTCCGGCTCCTCGAGAACGTCCACACCAACACCGTCGACGCCCACCGGCTCCTGCACCTGGCCCTTGACGAGGGCGGCCCCGCGCTCCAGCGCGACCTCAAGGAGGCCCTGCTGGCGGCGTACTTCGTGCGCGCCGAGGACGTCGGCGACCACGACGTGCTGCACGCCGCGGCCACCGAGGTGGGCCTCGACGACGTGCGGGTCAAGGAGGTGCTGACCGGCGACGCGTACGCCGCCGCCGTGCAGGCCGACATCGCCCAGGCGCGGGCGTACGGCGCCACCGGCGTCCCGTTCTACGTCGTCGACCAGAAGTTCGGGATCAGCGGCGCCCAGCCGGCCGAGGTCTTCGCCCAGGTCCTCGAGCGGGCGTGGGCGGAGGCCCGGCCCACCCTGGAGATGGCGCCCGGGGGAGAGGCCTGCGGCCCCGACGGCTGCGCGGTGTGA
- the efeO gene encoding iron uptake system protein EfeO, with translation MRIPLLLAALVATPALAACTQNATVKTGDDRTILVTSTDDACDVSPLDAPSGTLTFEVTNDGSEVTEFYLYAEDGQRILGEVENVGPKLSRELTVSVAPGTYVTACKPGMKGTGIRADFTVSDSGAKVAAQSDDEQIAHATEEYQEWVQDESGQLLAQTKAFVAAYTSGDDRKAKALYPVARTHWERIETVAESFGDLDPKMDAREADLEPGQKWTGWHRLEKDLWPARAGKYAALTMKERATYADDLLADTVTLDGRIKDLEFTVDQIANGSRALMEEVATGKVTGEEEYWSRTDLWDFQANVEGARKAFELLEPVLGQKDPELEETLDERFDDLQELLDEQKVGDGFKTYDQLTPQEVKKLADAVNAVSEPLSQLTAAVLS, from the coding sequence ATGCGCATCCCCCTGCTGCTCGCTGCCCTCGTCGCGACCCCGGCCCTGGCCGCCTGCACCCAGAACGCCACGGTCAAGACCGGCGACGACCGCACGATCCTGGTCACCTCGACCGACGACGCCTGCGACGTCTCGCCGCTCGACGCACCGTCCGGCACGCTGACCTTCGAGGTCACCAACGACGGCTCGGAGGTCACCGAGTTCTACCTCTACGCCGAGGACGGCCAGCGGATCCTCGGCGAGGTCGAGAACGTCGGCCCCAAGCTGTCCCGCGAGCTGACGGTCAGCGTCGCCCCCGGCACCTACGTCACTGCCTGCAAGCCGGGGATGAAGGGCACGGGCATCCGCGCCGACTTCACCGTCTCCGACAGCGGCGCCAAGGTCGCGGCCCAGAGCGACGACGAGCAGATCGCGCACGCGACCGAGGAGTACCAGGAGTGGGTCCAGGACGAGTCCGGCCAGCTCCTGGCGCAGACCAAGGCGTTCGTCGCGGCGTACACGTCCGGCGACGACCGCAAGGCCAAGGCGCTCTACCCCGTGGCGCGCACGCACTGGGAGCGGATCGAGACGGTCGCCGAGTCCTTCGGTGACCTCGACCCGAAGATGGACGCCCGGGAGGCCGACCTCGAGCCCGGCCAGAAGTGGACCGGCTGGCACCGCCTCGAGAAGGACCTGTGGCCGGCGCGGGCCGGCAAGTACGCCGCCCTGACGATGAAGGAGCGGGCGACGTACGCCGACGACCTGCTCGCCGACACCGTCACCCTCGACGGGCGGATCAAGGACCTCGAGTTCACCGTCGACCAGATCGCCAACGGCTCGCGGGCCCTCATGGAGGAGGTCGCGACGGGCAAGGTCACCGGTGAGGAGGAGTACTGGTCGCGGACCGACCTCTGGGACTTCCAGGCCAACGTCGAGGGCGCGAGGAAGGCGTTCGAGCTGCTCGAGCCCGTGCTCGGCCAGAAGGACCCCGAGCTCGAGGAGACACTCGACGAGCGCTTCGACGACCTGCAGGAGCTGCTCGACGAGCAGAAGGTCGGCGACGGGTTCAAGACCTACGACCAGCTGACGCCGCAGGAGGTCAAGAAGCTCGCGGACGCCGTCAACGCCGTCTCCGAACCGCTGTCCCAGCTCACCGCGGCGGTGCTCTCCTGA
- a CDS encoding 4a-hydroxytetrahydrobiopterin dehydratase, whose translation MSDKTLRTHTDTVGAEGLDDWRWMLRALHARFRTGDFVTGLRLATAIAEAAEEMDHHPDLDLRYPHLNVRLSSHDVGGVTDRDLRLARRISELAAGVGVAADPSAVQVLELALDTADLEGVRPFWLAVLGMSETASPDELVDKGGSLPTLWFQETDPHDEPRQRFHVDITVPPEVAPGRIEAALAAGGTLVSAAREPAFTILADAEGNKACVCTSAGRD comes from the coding sequence GTGAGCGACAAGACCCTGCGGACCCACACGGACACGGTCGGCGCCGAGGGCCTCGACGACTGGCGCTGGATGTTGCGGGCACTGCACGCCCGATTCCGCACCGGTGACTTCGTGACCGGGCTGCGGTTGGCGACCGCGATCGCCGAGGCCGCCGAGGAGATGGACCACCACCCCGACCTCGACCTGCGCTACCCCCACCTCAACGTCCGGCTCAGCAGCCACGACGTCGGCGGCGTCACCGACCGCGACCTGCGGCTGGCCCGCCGGATCAGCGAGCTGGCCGCCGGGGTCGGGGTCGCGGCCGACCCGTCGGCCGTGCAGGTGCTCGAGCTCGCGCTCGACACCGCGGACCTCGAGGGGGTCCGGCCGTTCTGGCTGGCCGTGCTCGGGATGTCGGAGACGGCCAGCCCCGACGAGCTGGTCGACAAGGGCGGCTCGTTGCCGACGCTGTGGTTCCAGGAGACCGACCCCCACGACGAGCCGCGGCAGCGCTTCCACGTCGACATCACCGTGCCGCCCGAGGTCGCGCCCGGCCGGATCGAGGCGGCGCTGGCGGCCGGGGGCACGCTGGTCAGTGCGGCCCGGGAGCCGGCCTTCACGATCCTCGCCGACGCCGAGGGCAACAAGGCGTGCGTCTGCACCAGCGCCGGCCGCGACTGA
- the ilvC gene encoding ketol-acid reductoisomerase: protein MAEMFYDDDADLSLIQGKNVAVIGYGSQGHAHALSLRDSGVDVRIGLQPGSKSRAKAEAEGLRVLTPAEAVQEADVVVILAPDQHQRKLYAEEVEPHLAEGDTLVFGHGFNIRFGYITPPEGVDVFMVAPKGPGHLVRREYVDGRGVPVLVAVEKDASGNAWPLALSYAKAIGGLRAGGIKTTFTEETETDLFGEQAVLCGGASQLVQYGFEVLTEAGYQPEVAYFECLHELKLIVDLMYEGGIAKQRWSVSDTAEFGDYVSGPRVIDERVKQNMVGVLEDIKNGSFAERFITDMDNGSPEFTKFREQGENHPIEKTGRELRKLMAWVKSHDSDYTEGTATR, encoded by the coding sequence GTGGCTGAGATGTTCTACGACGACGACGCCGACCTGTCCCTGATCCAGGGCAAGAACGTCGCCGTGATCGGCTACGGCAGCCAGGGCCACGCCCACGCGCTGTCGCTGCGCGACTCCGGTGTCGACGTCCGCATCGGCCTGCAGCCGGGCTCGAAGAGCCGGGCCAAGGCCGAGGCCGAGGGCCTGCGCGTCCTCACCCCCGCCGAGGCGGTCCAGGAGGCCGACGTCGTCGTGATCCTGGCCCCCGACCAGCACCAGCGGAAGCTGTACGCCGAGGAGGTCGAGCCGCACCTCGCCGAGGGCGACACCCTCGTGTTCGGCCACGGCTTCAACATCCGCTTCGGCTACATCACCCCGCCCGAGGGCGTCGACGTCTTCATGGTCGCCCCCAAGGGCCCGGGCCACCTCGTGCGTCGCGAGTACGTCGACGGCCGCGGCGTGCCCGTGCTCGTCGCCGTCGAGAAGGACGCCTCGGGCAACGCCTGGCCGCTCGCGCTCTCCTACGCAAAGGCGATCGGTGGCCTGCGTGCCGGCGGCATCAAGACCACCTTCACCGAGGAGACCGAGACCGACCTGTTCGGCGAGCAGGCTGTCCTCTGCGGTGGCGCCAGCCAGCTGGTGCAGTACGGCTTCGAGGTCCTCACCGAGGCCGGCTACCAGCCCGAGGTCGCCTACTTCGAGTGCCTTCACGAGCTCAAGCTCATCGTCGACCTGATGTACGAGGGCGGCATCGCCAAGCAGCGCTGGTCGGTCTCCGACACGGCCGAGTTCGGCGACTACGTCTCGGGTCCGCGGGTCATCGACGAGCGCGTGAAGCAGAACATGGTCGGCGTCCTCGAGGACATCAAGAACGGCTCGTTCGCCGAGCGCTTCATCACCGACATGGACAACGGCTCGCCGGAGTTCACGAAGTTCCGCGAGCAGGGCGAGAACCACCCGATCGAGAAGACCGGCCGCGAGCTGCGCAAGCTGATGGCCTGGGTGAAGTCGCACGACTCCGACTACACCGAGGGCACCGCCACCCGCTGA
- the efeU gene encoding iron uptake transporter permease EfeU: protein MLANYLIGLREGLEAALVVSILVAYLVKSERRHLLTRIWVGVALAVGVSLAFGALLTYGPSGLTFEAQEAIGGTLSIIAVCFVTWMIFWMARAARAMSGELRGQIDKAAEGSRWSLVLVAVLAVGREGLETALFLWAATKAGTREAAGSATPTWEPLLGAALGLATAVVIGYLLYRGAISINLSRFFTWTGYFLILVAAGVLSYGVHDLQEAGILPGLDTIAFDVSDTIDPSTWYAVLLKGVFNFSPVTTVLEAVVWVLYVVPTLLLFIAGVRRRAVSTPPATPAPSPAAR from the coding sequence ATGCTGGCGAACTACCTGATCGGGCTCCGCGAGGGACTCGAGGCCGCGCTGGTCGTGAGCATCCTCGTGGCCTACCTGGTCAAGTCCGAGCGACGGCACCTGCTGACCCGCATCTGGGTCGGCGTCGCCCTGGCCGTCGGGGTCAGCCTCGCCTTCGGCGCCCTGCTGACCTACGGCCCCAGCGGCCTGACGTTCGAGGCCCAGGAGGCCATCGGCGGGACGCTCTCGATCATCGCGGTCTGCTTCGTGACCTGGATGATCTTCTGGATGGCCCGGGCCGCCCGCGCGATGAGCGGCGAGCTCCGCGGCCAGATCGACAAGGCCGCCGAGGGCAGCCGCTGGTCGCTGGTCCTGGTCGCCGTCCTGGCCGTCGGCCGGGAGGGCCTGGAGACGGCGCTCTTCCTCTGGGCCGCCACCAAGGCCGGCACCCGCGAGGCGGCCGGCTCGGCCACCCCCACCTGGGAGCCGCTGCTCGGCGCCGCCCTCGGCCTGGCGACCGCGGTCGTCATCGGCTACCTGCTCTACCGCGGCGCCATCTCGATCAACCTGTCGCGCTTCTTCACCTGGACCGGCTACTTCCTGATCCTCGTCGCCGCCGGCGTGCTGTCCTACGGCGTGCACGACCTTCAGGAGGCCGGCATCCTGCCCGGCCTGGACACCATCGCCTTCGACGTCTCGGACACCATCGACCCGAGCACGTGGTACGCCGTGCTCCTCAAGGGCGTCTTCAACTTCTCGCCCGTCACGACCGTCCTCGAGGCCGTCGTCTGGGTCCTCTACGTCGTGCCGACCCTGCTGCTCTTCATCGCCGGCGTACGCCGCCGCGCCGTCTCCACCCCGCCCGCCACGCCGGCCCCCTCGCCGGCCGCCCGCTGA